A DNA window from Calliphora vicina chromosome 1, idCalVici1.1, whole genome shotgun sequence contains the following coding sequences:
- the LOC135948820 gene encoding uncharacterized protein LOC135948820: MKFLIVLAFILSVCSLSFAAVSVGYFRDPAHPGKCVYEKLVLSAGEEAKLPNRCARFICENDSFGSIQTCGVMAPPPGCKFTEYINIDAPYSECCAKKLVCA; encoded by the exons ATGAAATTTCTAATAGttttggcttttattttaagtgtttgttcACTTTCTTTTGCTGCCGTATCAGTTGGTTACTTTAGAGATCCag CTCATCCTGGAAAATGTGTTTATGAGAAGTTAGTGCTTTCAGCTGGTGAAGAGGCAAAATTGCCCAATCGATGTGCACGTTTTATATGTGAAAATGATAGTTTTGGTAGCATTCAAAC TTGTGGTGTAATGGCTCCACCTCCTGGTTGCAAATTTACGGAATACATTAATATTGATGCCCCATATAGCGAGTGCTGTGCAAAGAAACTTGTATGTGCTTAA
- the LOC135949048 gene encoding uncharacterized protein LOC135949048, with product MKYLVIFVFILNICSESFAAEYSGIFKDPAYPGKCVYENLVLAAGEEAKLPQECGVIFCENDSFATVQTCGVMIPPSGCKFTDFININDPYPECCEKKLVCY from the exons ATGAAATATTTAGTGATAttcgtatttattttaaatatttgttctgAAAGTTTTGCTGCCGAATACTCAGGAATATTTAAAGATCCAG CATATCCGGGAAAATGTGTATATGAGAATTTAGTTTTGGCTGCTGGTGAGGAGGCTAAATTGCCCCAAGAATGCGGAGTGATTTTTTGCGAGAATGACAGTTTTGCCACTGTACAaac TTGTGGTGTAATGATACCTCCATCAGGTTGTAAATTTAcagattttataaatataaatgaccCATATCCAGAATGCTGTGAAAAGAAACTTgtgtgttattaa
- the LOC135948910 gene encoding uncharacterized protein LOC135948910: MELNMNTKRPRDLSLDDDDNFSNISRISYGVHNSLNSACNSDSECSGPISVRDMIQHYNNQLKKEESNQINHTIKYKINTAKRPHHHQSQHLLAATKSSYCGLNNYGSQMNANKRCADQMEHKSSMDFNDYNPTALTCCKNCTACTCCQNRSLTHSATTKMLSSPSSLLLQQNNENNKIPSSSHHSTDNNDEAGGVCIRSSSLNSSNKINAKDTRILAVENGTTNSIDATSIKPTILNDFCAAELNKDSTSNGLFKKHSSLVVVEKQKNRLLSTDSVEEAKICQQPAIETSYQSKTTIAKTSSGVRIIIDIFFDQERCANATDIVGSRVETDIPQSRILTEFQQQTMAVNTADTVTATASTSYQGL, encoded by the exons ATGGAATTGAACATGAACACAAAACGCCCCAGAGATCTTAGTTTAGATGATGACGACAATTTCAGTAACATATCACGAATTTCATATGGTGTTCACAATTCTTTGAATTCAGCCTGTAATTCTGATTCCGAATGTAGTGGCCCCATTTCGGTGCGCGATATGATTCAACATTATAATAATCAGCTAAAAAAGGAGGAATCAAATCAAATTAATCATACAATCaagtacaaaataaatacagCCAAAAGACCTCATCATCATCAGTCGCAACATTTATTGGCAGCCACAAAATCATCATATTGTGGTTTAAATAATTATGGCTCTCAGATGAATGCTAATAAACGTTGTGCTGACCAAATGGAACATAAATCATCAATGGATTTCAATGATTACAATCCCACAGCCCTCACTTGCTGTAAGAATTGCACAGCGTGTACGTGTTGCCAAAATAGAAGCCTTACACATTCAGCAACCACCAAAATGTTGTCGTCACCATCGTCTTTGTTATTGCAGCAAAACAATGAGAACAACAAAATACCAAGCAGCAGTCACCACAGCACAGATAACAATGATGAGGCTGGTGGTGTTTGTATTAGAAGCTCTAGCTTAAATAGTAGTAATAAAATCAATGCTAAAGATACTCGTATTCTTGCGGTTGAGAATGGTACCACCAACAGCATCGATGCCACCTCTATTAAACCAACGATATTGAATGATTTTTGTGCAGCAGAACTAAATAAAGACTCCACCAGCAATGGTCTCTTTAAGAAACACAGTTCTCTAGTTGTGGTTGAGAAGCAAAAGAATCGTTTACTGTCAACCGATAGTGTTGAGGAGGCCAAAATTTGTCAACAGCCAGCAATTGAAACATCCTATCAAAGTAAGACCACAATTGCAAAGACATCAAGTG GTGTGCGCATTATCATTGATATATTCTTTGATCAAGAACGATGTGCTAATGCCACCGATATTGTGGGTAGTAGGGTGGAAACTGATATACCACAGAGTCGTATTTTAACTGAATTTCAACAACAAACTATGGCTGTCAATACTGCTGATACTGTTACAGCTACTGCATCTACATCTTACCAGGGATTGTAG